A window of Spirochaetota bacterium contains these coding sequences:
- a CDS encoding 30S ribosomal protein S9 encodes MAAEKLYATGRRKSSVARVYLKPGSGVIKINHQPISNYFRRKTLELIVRQPLELLGSVGTFDIEAQVDGGGWSGQAGAVKLGIARCLVKVDEKHRKPLRDAGFMSRDSREVERKKYGRKKARKRFQFSKR; translated from the coding sequence ATGGCAGCCGAGAAATTATACGCTACTGGCAGAAGGAAATCCTCCGTCGCGCGCGTGTATCTCAAGCCCGGTTCGGGCGTAATCAAGATCAACCACCAGCCCATTTCCAACTATTTTCGCAGGAAGACCCTCGAGCTTATCGTGCGCCAGCCGCTCGAACTCCTGGGGTCGGTGGGAACGTTCGATATCGAAGCCCAGGTGGACGGCGGCGGATGGTCCGGCCAGGCCGGCGCGGTGAAGCTTGGAATCGCACGCTGCTTGGTGAAGGTCGACGAGAAGCACCGCAAGCCGCTGCGTGACGCGGGATTCATGAGCCGCGACTCGCGCGAGGTGGAGCGCAAGAAGTACGGACGGAAAAAGGCGCGCAAGAGATTCCAGTTCTCCAAACGCTAG
- a CDS encoding 50S ribosomal protein L13, with protein MSKLHKTYSMKEAEIQKKWFIVDAEGKILGRMATEIAIIIRGKHKPTYTPHLDMGDNVIVINADKIRLTGAKAQDNEYFSHSQYPGGKKFTNIQKILKEKPEFVVEHAIKGMLPKGKLGRKLFKNLKVYAGTGHPHAAQMPEVLELK; from the coding sequence ATGAGCAAGCTACATAAAACATACTCGATGAAAGAAGCGGAAATCCAGAAGAAGTGGTTCATTGTCGACGCCGAGGGCAAGATCCTGGGCAGAATGGCCACCGAGATCGCCATAATCATCCGGGGGAAGCACAAGCCCACATACACCCCGCACCTGGACATGGGCGATAACGTGATCGTGATAAATGCCGACAAGATCAGGCTCACGGGCGCGAAGGCGCAGGACAATGAGTACTTTTCGCACAGCCAGTACCCGGGCGGAAAGAAATTCACCAATATCCAGAAAATTCTAAAAGAGAAGCCCGAATTCGTCGTGGAGCACGCGATCAAGGGAATGCTTCCGAAAGGTAAGCTGGGCAGGAAGTTATTCAAGAACCTGAAAGTATACGCGGGCACAGGGCACCCCCATGCGGCGCAGATGCCCGAGGTTCTGGAACTCAAATAG
- a CDS encoding GDSL family lipase, translated as MERCEPGNELDPAGCPGIEDSGSISIIPISRSGPLRKIRNIRLLTATLLFVYACAATPDYSAVRPAQRGEEWWKKRFTTQNDRARWANFDVVFVGDSLTQGWETAGKKAWERYYAPRSALNLGIIGDRTQHVLWRLDNGNISHLSPRLAVLLIGANNRRYNTSLEIAEGVTAVVEKLKMKFPAAKVLVLGIFPCDEDMSVYRTKIFETNRMLSLLDDGRRVFFLDIGRNLITGEGGTLSRDIMPDFLHLSRKGYDIWAESMEPAMKRLLDEK; from the coding sequence CTGGAACGGTGTGAACCCGGAAATGAACTTGACCCGGCCGGTTGTCCCGGTATAGAAGATTCCGGATCAATAAGCATTATCCCGATTTCCAGGAGCGGTCCCTTGCGAAAAATCCGGAATATCCGCCTGCTGACGGCGACGCTGCTTTTCGTGTATGCCTGCGCCGCCACGCCCGATTATTCCGCCGTCCGCCCCGCGCAACGGGGCGAGGAATGGTGGAAGAAAAGGTTCACGACGCAAAACGATCGCGCCCGGTGGGCAAATTTCGACGTGGTCTTCGTGGGCGACTCGCTCACGCAGGGATGGGAGACGGCCGGCAAGAAGGCCTGGGAGCGCTACTACGCGCCGCGCAGCGCCCTGAACCTGGGTATTATCGGCGACCGGACGCAGCACGTGTTGTGGCGGCTGGACAACGGCAACATCTCCCACCTCTCGCCCCGTCTCGCCGTCCTGCTTATCGGTGCCAATAACAGAAGGTATAATACCTCACTCGAGATCGCGGAGGGGGTTACCGCGGTCGTGGAAAAATTGAAGATGAAATTTCCGGCGGCGAAGGTGCTCGTGCTCGGCATCTTCCCGTGCGATGAAGACATGTCGGTGTATCGGACCAAGATCTTCGAAACGAATCGAATGCTCTCCCTCCTGGACGACGGCCGGCGGGTGTTCTTCCTGGACATCGGGCGGAACTTAATCACGGGCGAGGGGGGCACGCTCTCGCGCGACATCATGCCCGACTTCCTGCATCTTTCCAGGAAAGGCTACGACATCTGGGCCGAATCCATGGAACCGGCGATGAAAAGGCTCCTTGACGAAAAATAG
- a CDS encoding M20 family peptidase: MKKIALGALAVFIVLLAVLFIRMSLFTSKQINAEPAPAVKLDIKKALQNFSRAIQFKTISFQDQSKVDRNEFLGLHRFIQEAFPGVHAKLKKETVNDLTLLYTWKGSDESLKPALLMSHLDVVPVEPGTESSWTQPPFSGKNADGFIWGRGTQDIKVGVMGILEAVEYLVGKGFKPKRTVYLAFSHDEEVGGANGNKKIAELLASRGIKLEFVLDEGGTITQDIVKGIDKKVALLGIAEKGYLTLELTVTAEGGHSSMPPRETAVGILSKAIAKIQDNPFPEKIDGPVKLMFETLGPEMPFGNRIALSNLWLLGGMVKSQLSKSASMAASLHTTIAPTMLQGSVKENVLPSKAVGVINFRIITGDTVESVTEYVKKTIDDPRVQIKAFQTDNPSRISDVESGSYKNIQKTIRQLFPDTIVSPYLVLGATDSRHYANVTESIFRFGPTITKPDDLPRIHGTNERMSTENYEQCIRFYIQLIQNADAK, encoded by the coding sequence ATGAAAAAGATCGCGCTTGGCGCGCTTGCGGTATTCATAGTACTGCTGGCCGTTCTCTTCATTCGCATGAGCCTTTTCACCTCGAAACAGATCAATGCAGAACCCGCGCCCGCCGTGAAGCTGGACATTAAAAAGGCGCTCCAGAATTTTTCCCGCGCCATCCAGTTTAAAACCATTTCATTCCAGGACCAATCAAAGGTCGATCGCAATGAGTTTCTCGGGCTGCATCGCTTCATCCAGGAGGCGTTTCCCGGGGTGCACGCTAAACTGAAAAAGGAAACCGTGAATGACCTGACCCTGCTCTACACCTGGAAGGGAAGCGACGAATCCCTGAAGCCGGCGCTTCTCATGTCGCACCTCGACGTGGTACCCGTCGAGCCGGGAACCGAATCAAGCTGGACCCAGCCCCCCTTTTCCGGGAAAAACGCCGACGGCTTCATCTGGGGACGCGGGACTCAGGACATCAAGGTAGGGGTGATGGGCATCCTCGAGGCCGTCGAATACCTCGTCGGGAAGGGGTTCAAACCGAAACGCACCGTCTACCTCGCCTTCTCGCATGACGAGGAAGTGGGCGGCGCGAACGGGAACAAGAAAATCGCCGAGCTCCTCGCGTCGCGCGGCATCAAGCTCGAGTTCGTGCTCGATGAAGGCGGGACCATCACCCAGGATATCGTGAAGGGGATCGACAAGAAGGTCGCGCTCCTTGGTATCGCGGAAAAGGGCTACCTGACCCTGGAGCTCACCGTGACCGCCGAGGGCGGCCACTCGTCCATGCCGCCCAGGGAGACGGCGGTGGGTATTCTCAGCAAGGCCATCGCGAAGATCCAGGACAATCCCTTCCCTGAAAAGATCGACGGCCCGGTAAAACTCATGTTCGAGACCCTGGGACCGGAGATGCCGTTCGGCAACAGGATCGCACTTTCGAACCTCTGGCTCCTGGGTGGCATGGTGAAATCACAGCTCTCGAAATCCGCATCCATGGCTGCCTCCCTGCACACGACCATCGCCCCGACAATGCTCCAGGGCAGCGTCAAGGAAAACGTGCTGCCCTCGAAGGCGGTGGGGGTGATAAACTTCCGGATCATTACGGGCGACACGGTCGAAAGCGTTACCGAATACGTGAAAAAGACCATCGATGATCCCCGGGTGCAGATCAAGGCATTTCAGACCGACAACCCGTCCAGGATATCCGACGTCGAATCCGGAAGCTACAAGAATATCCAGAAGACAATCCGCCAGCTGTTCCCGGATACGATCGTAAGCCCCTACCTGGTGCTCGGGGCGACGGATTCCAGGCATTACGCGAACGTGACGGAAAGTATTTTCCGGTTTGGACCAACGATCACCAAACCGGACGACCTGCCCCGCATACACGGGACCAACGAGCGCATGAGCACGGAAAATTACGAACAGTGCATCAGGTTTTACATCCAGCTTATCCAAAACGCGGACGCGAAGTAG
- a CDS encoding DUF1232 domain-containing protein, with translation MKQNTMKERVRALDMEARTLFYALRHPRTPWYAKALAFIVAAYALSPIDLIPDFIPVLGLLDDIILLPLGIAASRALIPPGIMEECREMARSSASPRTMRSGILIVLAAWALCIGLVLILFVR, from the coding sequence ATGAAGCAGAATACAATGAAAGAACGCGTGCGGGCTCTCGACATGGAGGCCCGCACGCTTTTTTATGCGCTGCGCCATCCGCGCACGCCATGGTATGCGAAAGCGCTCGCCTTTATCGTCGCGGCCTATGCCCTCTCCCCCATCGATCTCATTCCCGATTTCATCCCGGTCCTGGGGCTTCTTGACGATATCATCCTCCTGCCGCTTGGCATAGCTGCGTCGCGCGCGCTCATCCCACCCGGGATTATGGAGGAATGCCGCGAAATGGCGCGTTCATCCGCCTCACCCCGCACCATGCGCTCCGGGATTCTCATTGTCCTCGCGGCCTGGGCACTTTGCATCGGCCTTGTTTTAATTCTATTTGTCCGATAA
- a CDS encoding SH3 domain-containing protein: protein MASNHAQTSRAALMALAMLVCIPSCRGKSGTQPAAGEQVLQYGIVISDDANLRIDPLLYSTRIALLNKGDRVEIIEQTKDKSTAGKLSDYWYKVKMGKGITGWLFGGNIKTFKLAQAESIDSYVTAIYKDEEKKYRKVLSGKWWSVDIRDDYTNHALELYEDGKYKSYLRGQKEIEGDYSFNYMENELLFSEGTSFGKNVKYSKKGTVYRLETKVDGWNLRFKKIVDDIEAEKAEKDKEKEKEKKAGKEAAKAPVDSGKQPDKNQ, encoded by the coding sequence ATGGCTTCCAATCACGCGCAAACTTCCAGGGCAGCCCTGATGGCGCTCGCAATGCTCGTATGTATCCCCTCATGCCGGGGAAAGTCCGGCACGCAGCCCGCCGCCGGCGAGCAGGTGCTGCAGTACGGCATTGTCATCAGCGACGACGCGAATCTGCGCATCGATCCCCTCCTCTACTCGACGCGCATCGCCCTTCTCAACAAAGGCGACAGGGTGGAGATAATTGAACAGACGAAGGACAAGTCCACCGCCGGAAAGCTGAGCGACTACTGGTACAAGGTTAAAATGGGAAAGGGCATCACCGGCTGGCTCTTTGGCGGCAATATCAAGACCTTCAAGCTCGCGCAGGCCGAATCGATCGACAGCTACGTGACCGCCATTTACAAGGACGAGGAAAAAAAATACCGCAAGGTGCTCTCCGGGAAGTGGTGGAGCGTGGACATTCGGGACGACTATACCAATCACGCGCTTGAGCTTTATGAAGATGGAAAATACAAATCGTACCTGCGCGGCCAGAAGGAAATCGAGGGAGACTATTCCTTCAATTATATGGAAAACGAACTCCTTTTTTCAGAGGGTACCTCGTTCGGGAAGAACGTGAAGTATTCCAAGAAGGGGACCGTGTATCGTCTCGAAACCAAGGTCGACGGATGGAACCTGAGGTTCAAGAAGATCGTGGACGATATCGAGGCAGAAAAGGCCGAAAAAGACAAAGAGAAGGAAAAAGAGAAAAAGGCCGGTAAAGAGGCCGCGAAGGCGCCCGTTGACAGTGGAAAACAACCAGATAAGAATCAATAA
- a CDS encoding rRNA pseudouridine synthase has product MENNQIRINKYLAACGLGSRRKVENLVLEGKVRVNDTVITDLSHRVDPDVDKVTINRTRVTMIGTFYYLVLNKPKGYLTTAEDVEGRAIVFNLIPDRFRHAGVFPVGRLDKDTEGLLLLTNDGDVAYTLTHPKFGVEKEYIVNLDRPLDSRDRERLEKGIFLYGKRTNRASISPVGPVGDAVRITINEGKKRQIRIMFTSFGYKVKKLARVRFGPISLGRLHSGEYRLLKPGEIRLLRQLLAPRPKTDFS; this is encoded by the coding sequence GTGGAAAACAACCAGATAAGAATCAATAAATACCTCGCGGCCTGCGGTCTCGGCTCGCGCCGCAAGGTCGAAAATCTTGTTCTTGAGGGCAAGGTTCGCGTGAACGACACCGTCATCACGGACCTCTCTCACAGGGTGGACCCGGACGTCGACAAGGTGACCATCAACCGAACCCGGGTGACCATGATTGGCACATTCTATTACCTCGTGCTCAACAAGCCCAAGGGATATCTCACCACCGCCGAAGACGTCGAAGGGCGGGCCATCGTGTTCAACCTCATCCCAGACCGATTCAGGCATGCCGGGGTTTTCCCGGTGGGCAGGCTCGATAAGGACACGGAGGGCCTGCTCCTCCTCACCAACGACGGCGATGTCGCCTACACCCTCACCCACCCCAAGTTCGGCGTAGAGAAAGAATACATCGTCAATCTTGACAGGCCCCTCGATTCCCGGGACCGGGAACGCCTTGAAAAAGGCATCTTCCTGTACGGGAAGAGGACCAACAGGGCGAGCATATCCCCCGTCGGGCCGGTGGGCGACGCGGTCAGGATCACCATCAATGAAGGCAAAAAGCGCCAGATTCGCATCATGTTCACCTCGTTCGGATACAAGGTCAAAAAGCTCGCACGGGTCCGATTCGGCCCCATCAGCCTTGGAAGGCTCCACTCAGGGGAGTACCGGCTTCTCAAGCCCGGAGAAATACGTCTGCTCCGCCAGCTCCTCGCTCCCCGTCCGAAAACCGATTTTTCCTAA
- a CDS encoding SPOR domain-containing protein: protein MQNMDFHTRRPAKNFPMQLDIQDPEYFTRLSNTHHREQDCNRKRASRMMSFIIALCIISFTAGLIIGIKFTSGSRNEIVDEHTKKMMTDIGSRMSSFISEDASAETSQEHSKGKNVFPRDEYPYAVRLGGDLDKSKSQEIATFLSGKGHTVILAKNNQSYRLYIGPFKEKKEAEISLKKISAYPNKDWFDNATIVKR, encoded by the coding sequence ATGCAAAACATGGATTTCCACACCAGGCGTCCCGCAAAGAATTTTCCCATGCAACTCGATATACAGGACCCCGAGTATTTCACGCGCCTCTCCAATACCCATCACCGGGAGCAGGATTGCAACCGCAAGCGCGCCAGCCGGATGATGTCGTTCATCATCGCGCTGTGCATCATCTCCTTTACCGCGGGGCTGATCATCGGCATCAAGTTCACCTCGGGCTCCAGGAACGAGATAGTAGACGAGCACACGAAAAAAATGATGACCGATATCGGAAGCAGGATGTCGTCTTTTATCAGCGAGGACGCCTCGGCCGAAACCAGCCAGGAGCATTCCAAGGGGAAAAATGTATTCCCGCGGGACGAGTATCCCTACGCCGTGCGCCTGGGAGGCGATCTCGACAAATCGAAATCGCAGGAGATCGCCACATTCCTGAGCGGCAAGGGCCATACCGTGATCCTGGCAAAGAACAACCAGAGCTATCGCCTCTACATTGGCCCCTTCAAGGAAAAAAAAGAAGCTGAAATATCCTTGAAAAAAATAAGCGCATATCCGAATAAGGACTGGTTCGATAACGCCACAATAGTCAAGCGATGA